The stretch of DNA CTTGTTGCTATCAAAACCAGCAAAAGGTGTTGAGAAgtccttctctcttctttcccTCATTGGAAATATTCTTTCAGTCTACAAGTaagaatattatatttttatcaggCGTTACCTTTTTCAATGTTATCTTGTATTAAATCTTGTCAACCAAAAATGGTCTATGCTATGCAGGGAGGTTGTGGCTGAACTAAAGGCTGCAGGTGCCACTTGGATTCAGTTTGATGAGCCCACCCTTGTGAAGGATCTTGATTCTCACCAATTACAAGCATTTACTCATGCCTACTCAGAACTAGAGTCATCTTTGTCTGGTTTGAATGTTATAATTGAATCATATTTTGCTGATGTTCCTGCCGAggcatacaaaacacttacctcTCTAAAGGGTGTAGCTGGGTATGGCTTTGACCTGGTCTGTGGAACAAAGACCCTTGATTTGATCAAGAGTGGATTTCCTTCTGGAAAATACTTGTTTGCTGGAGTGGTAGATGGGCGCAATATATGGGCCAACGATCTTGCATCTTCCATCAGTACCCTAGAGGCACTTGAGGGTATTGTTGGAAAAGGTATTCTTTCTATAAGTTCTTTGCGTTGGTTTAGAATGTTACT from Cannabis sativa cultivar Pink pepper isolate KNU-18-1 chromosome 2, ASM2916894v1, whole genome shotgun sequence encodes:
- the LOC115718770 gene encoding 5-methyltetrahydropteroyltriglutamate--homocysteine methyltransferase-like isoform X2; protein product: MLSYSPLLISLHNRLRDTKKPLFPSPPRNPLTGGAAVASSSKIMYLGLDTVPVLVGPVSYLLLSKPAKGVEKSFSLLSLIGNILSVYKEVVAELKAAGATWIQFDEPTLVKDLDSHQLQAFTHAYSELESSLSGLNVIIESYFADVPAEAYKTLTSLKGVAGYGFDLVCGTKTLDLIKSGFPSGKYLFAGVVDGRNIWANDLASSISTLEALEGIVGKDKVVVSTSCSLLHTAVDLVNETKLDAEIKSWLAFAAQKVVEVNALAKALSGHKDEVCDLLSNCFGD